In Thiospirochaeta perfilievii, a single window of DNA contains:
- a CDS encoding ABC transporter ATP-binding protein, which yields MNNKPILKRFTNYYKPHKRIFFIDLFCALSIAIIDLLYPAFTRTILQDILPEGNLNSLFTLLALLLGLYIIRCFLDFVVLYWGHIMGVYMESDMRRDLFNHLQKLPFKFYDNNRTGELMSRVVNDLNEVSELAHHGPEDIFLSVVMLLGSFIYLVQVEWHLAVLIFCIMIPLILWFTITRRSSLGKSWATVRVKMGEINSSLENSIAGIRVARAFTNELFEKLRFNKSNNDFRGAKRGAYKSMAHFHVGVTFLMTLLNIVVLAVGGYMVFKESIDIPDLLAFMLYINLVIEPIKRFTGFTQQYEKGMAGFRRFCDIMDQEPDIIDRDDAIELINPKGNIELNNVTFSYDDENHILSDINLHIPSGKTVAIVGPTGAGKTTLCHLIPRFYEVNSGCVNIDGIDIRDTTLSSLRKSVGFVQQDVFLFTGTIKENILYGRPDATDSEIKEAALKAEIDDFITSLDNGYDTWIGEKGILLSGGQKQRLAIARAFLKNPPILILDEATSALDNQTERKIQKALEELSRGRTTLVIAHRLSTVRHADKIVVLTTDGIEDQGTHDELFDRDGLYRNLYNSQFV from the coding sequence ATGAATAATAAGCCTATACTTAAAAGATTTACAAACTACTACAAACCCCATAAAAGAATTTTCTTTATTGACCTATTTTGTGCACTATCAATAGCCATAATAGACCTATTATATCCAGCTTTTACTAGAACAATTCTCCAGGATATACTACCTGAAGGAAATCTAAACAGCCTATTTACTCTATTAGCACTATTATTAGGTCTATATATTATTAGATGTTTTCTCGACTTTGTGGTTCTATACTGGGGACACATAATGGGTGTCTATATGGAAAGTGACATGAGAAGGGACCTATTTAACCATCTACAAAAACTACCCTTTAAGTTTTACGATAACAATAGAACTGGAGAGCTTATGTCCAGGGTTGTTAATGATTTAAACGAAGTTTCAGAATTAGCCCACCATGGTCCTGAGGATATCTTCCTCTCTGTTGTTATGTTATTAGGTTCTTTTATATATTTAGTTCAGGTAGAGTGGCATTTAGCTGTCTTAATTTTCTGTATTATGATCCCACTAATTCTTTGGTTTACAATAACAAGACGATCTAGCCTTGGTAAATCCTGGGCTACTGTTCGGGTTAAAATGGGAGAGATCAATTCAAGCCTTGAGAACTCTATTGCTGGAATTAGAGTAGCTAGAGCATTTACAAATGAGTTATTTGAGAAGTTACGTTTTAACAAGTCCAATAATGATTTTAGAGGGGCTAAAAGAGGGGCTTATAAATCCATGGCCCACTTCCACGTAGGTGTAACCTTTTTAATGACACTTTTAAATATTGTTGTTTTAGCTGTTGGTGGTTATATGGTTTTTAAGGAGAGTATCGATATCCCTGACCTACTAGCTTTTATGCTCTACATAAACCTTGTAATTGAACCTATTAAACGGTTCACAGGTTTTACTCAGCAGTATGAGAAGGGTATGGCAGGATTTAGAAGATTTTGTGACATTATGGATCAAGAACCAGATATTATAGATAGGGATGATGCTATAGAGTTAATAAATCCAAAGGGGAATATTGAACTTAATAATGTTACATTTAGTTATGATGATGAAAATCATATACTATCTGATATAAACCTACATATTCCATCAGGTAAAACTGTAGCAATTGTAGGACCAACAGGTGCTGGAAAAACAACCCTATGCCATCTTATACCCAGATTTTACGAGGTTAATAGTGGATGTGTAAACATTGATGGTATTGATATAAGAGATACAACCCTATCTAGTTTAAGGAAGTCTGTTGGTTTTGTGCAACAGGATGTATTCCTATTTACTGGTACAATTAAAGAGAACATCTTATACGGAAGACCAGATGCAACAGATAGTGAGATTAAAGAAGCTGCTCTAAAGGCAGAAATTGACGATTTTATAACCTCCCTTGATAATGGTTATGATACATGGATTGGAGAGAAGGGTATTTTACTCTCTGGGGGACAAAAACAGAGATTAGCAATTGCTAGGGCCTTTCTAAAAAATCCTCCTATTCTTATTTTAGATGAAGCAACATCCGCATTAGATAATCAGACAGAGAGAAAGATTCAAAAAGCACTAGAAGAGTTAAGCAGGGGAAGAACTACTCTGGTTATTGCCCATAGACTCTCTACTGTAAGGCATGCGGATAAAATTGTTGTATTAACTACAGATGGAATTGAAGACCAAGGAACACATGATGAACTTTTTGATAGGGATGGCCTATATAGGAATCTATACAATTCCCAATTTGTATAA
- a CDS encoding P-loop NTPase, translating to MVTREDVLKVLSQIEDPDLHKDIVTLGFIKELIIDGSTVSFSMELTIAGCPLKNMFKEEAERVVLELDGVDKVNIVMTSRDRKRSNDTESLKNVKNIIAVASAKGGVGKSTVTATLASEFASKGYKVGVLDTDLFGPSLATLYNQHDVKIYQKGEMMIPFESNGMKFMSFGYLIGDSPAIMRGPMVSGYITQILTQVDWGELDYLFIDMPPGTGDIQLTISQTIKLDGAVIVTTRSSLSLVDVVKGILMFEKVEIPILGVVENMSHFVCDSCDKEHHIFGEQRGDLSERFGIETLAHIPIEATRAVPFDKYKTNDLNSELANNLVRQLGAITSKAITPPQVALSKDLVTITWDDGTVKEVPNKELRDSCKCALCVDEYTGKKTLKKEDIPEDIHGEKAVPLGNYAVSIQWSDGHTSSIYPYSSLK from the coding sequence ATGGTAACAAGAGAAGATGTTTTAAAAGTATTAAGTCAAATTGAAGACCCAGATCTTCATAAAGATATAGTTACATTAGGCTTTATTAAAGAGCTAATAATAGATGGATCGACAGTTAGTTTTTCCATGGAATTAACAATAGCTGGTTGTCCCTTAAAGAATATGTTTAAGGAAGAAGCAGAGAGAGTTGTATTAGAGTTAGATGGGGTTGATAAGGTTAATATAGTAATGACCTCTAGGGATAGAAAAAGAAGCAATGATACCGAGAGTTTGAAAAATGTTAAAAATATTATTGCTGTAGCCTCTGCTAAAGGGGGTGTTGGAAAGTCCACAGTAACCGCCACATTAGCTAGCGAGTTCGCATCTAAAGGTTATAAAGTGGGTGTACTAGATACAGACTTGTTTGGTCCATCTCTAGCAACCCTTTATAATCAACACGATGTTAAAATTTACCAAAAGGGTGAAATGATGATTCCATTTGAATCAAATGGGATGAAGTTTATGTCATTTGGTTATCTAATTGGTGACTCCCCTGCTATAATGCGTGGTCCTATGGTTTCTGGTTATATAACACAGATATTAACCCAGGTTGATTGGGGAGAACTTGACTACCTATTTATAGATATGCCTCCAGGGACTGGGGATATACAGTTAACAATATCCCAAACTATTAAGTTAGATGGGGCTGTTATAGTTACAACGAGATCCTCCCTATCATTAGTTGATGTAGTTAAGGGTATCTTAATGTTTGAAAAAGTTGAGATACCTATTTTAGGTGTAGTAGAAAATATGTCCCACTTTGTATGTGATAGTTGTGATAAGGAACACCATATTTTTGGGGAACAACGGGGAGATTTATCCGAGCGGTTTGGTATTGAGACTCTAGCCCATATACCTATAGAGGCTACTAGAGCTGTACCATTTGATAAATACAAAACTAACGACTTAAATAGTGAGTTAGCAAATAACTTAGTAAGACAGTTAGGTGCTATTACATCTAAGGCTATAACCCCACCACAGGTAGCTTTAAGTAAGGATTTAGTTACAATTACATGGGATGATGGAACAGTTAAGGAAGTTCCTAACAAAGAGTTAAGGGATAGTTGTAAATGTGCTCTTTGTGTAGATGAGTATACAGGAAAGAAAACTCTTAAAAAAGAAGATATACCAGAAGATATTCATGGAGAGAAGGCAGTTCCCCTTGGGAATTATGCTGTTTCCATACAGTGGAGTGATGGCCATACATCTAGTATCTATCCCTATAGCTCTTTAAAGTAG
- a CDS encoding TetR/AcrR family transcriptional regulator, whose translation MNDINIFYNETPTRSKTRKSILSNSLELFTSKGIESVSMAEISKLCGITTRNLYRYYSSKEFLVVDSTYEIFFRSINTPLDTSFNQLTGIKQLKVLMFNLIHLNQTKEDEIAFTKYIMYFDIYISTLSKDHPAFIKYTKEYLPLIESSKSTSIKNALKKGIADRSILIHEEEITLYDTYITQSIFSLIMRINIKEYENESINPKLIYKHIEIILNHLGVNNE comes from the coding sequence ATGAATGACATTAATATCTTCTATAATGAAACACCAACAAGATCAAAAACAAGAAAATCCATTCTATCTAATAGCTTAGAGCTATTTACATCTAAGGGGATTGAGTCTGTCTCTATGGCTGAAATTAGTAAACTGTGTGGTATTACTACTAGAAATTTATACCGTTACTACTCTTCTAAGGAGTTTTTAGTAGTTGATTCTACCTATGAAATATTTTTTAGAAGTATAAATACTCCACTTGATACCTCCTTTAATCAATTAACAGGTATAAAACAGTTAAAGGTTTTAATGTTTAATCTTATACATCTAAACCAAACAAAAGAGGATGAGATAGCATTTACTAAATATATTATGTATTTCGATATATATATATCTACCCTTTCCAAGGATCACCCTGCATTTATAAAATATACAAAGGAGTATCTACCACTAATTGAGAGTAGTAAGTCTACATCCATTAAAAATGCTTTAAAAAAGGGAATAGCTGATAGGTCCATACTTATACATGAGGAGGAGATAACCCTCTATGATACATATATTACCCAATCAATATTTAGCCTTATCATGCGAATTAATATAAAAGAGTATGAAAATGAATCAATTAATCCAAAACTTATTTACAAACATATTGAGATAATTTTAAACCATTTAGGAGTTAATAATGAGTGA
- a CDS encoding rhodanese-like domain-containing protein, which yields MNFTVYRGDYIVLETPNNDLLNLVIPGLEINQKLPKKSSETSYIKIKKSGKYDFTLGDYKGHLTVLELESPKYSEVTAKEALTLMANIKPFILDVRTQGEYEAGFIENATLLPVQFLKRDIKELEKYKNEPILVYCQSGNRSTVAARILIDNGFTNIYNLRYGIGDWKSRGYNIVK from the coding sequence ATGAATTTTACAGTTTATAGAGGGGACTACATAGTACTTGAAACACCAAATAATGATTTATTAAACCTAGTGATACCTGGTTTAGAAATAAATCAAAAACTTCCTAAAAAGAGTAGCGAGACATCATATATAAAAATTAAAAAAAGTGGAAAATATGATTTTACCCTAGGTGATTATAAGGGGCATCTTACTGTTTTAGAGCTGGAATCTCCTAAGTATAGTGAGGTAACAGCTAAAGAGGCCTTAACACTAATGGCTAATATTAAACCCTTTATTTTAGATGTTAGAACACAGGGGGAGTATGAGGCTGGTTTTATTGAAAATGCCACACTTCTACCTGTTCAATTTTTAAAAAGGGATATAAAAGAGCTAGAAAAGTATAAAAATGAACCAATATTAGTCTACTGTCAGTCTGGGAATAGAAGTACTGTTGCTGCTAGAATACTAATTGATAATGGTTTTACTAATATATATAATCTACGTTATGGAATAGGGGATTGGAAGTCTAGGGGATATAATATAGTTAAATAA
- a CDS encoding acetate uptake transporter codes for MSNYSPVEVVDNSANPAPLGLVGFGLTTLLLNFHNAGFFPLNSMIMGMGIAVGGIAQVIAGILESKKNNTFGTTAFTLYGFFWISLVITWTFPALGIANESSAIAMAVYLLFWGVFTLGMFVGTLKINRALQVVFSTLTLLFFLLAISDFSGSHLVKKIAGFEGIICGLSALYAAIAQVLNELYGREVMPIGVVK; via the coding sequence ATGTCAAATTATTCACCTGTAGAAGTAGTAGATAACAGTGCAAATCCAGCACCCCTAGGTTTAGTTGGTTTTGGTTTAACTACCCTACTATTAAACTTTCATAATGCAGGTTTTTTCCCACTAAATTCAATGATAATGGGAATGGGTATAGCTGTTGGAGGTATTGCACAAGTAATAGCGGGTATTTTAGAGTCAAAGAAAAATAATACTTTTGGAACCACAGCCTTTACTCTATACGGTTTTTTTTGGATTAGCCTTGTAATTACATGGACATTTCCAGCCCTTGGAATTGCAAATGAGTCTTCGGCAATTGCTATGGCTGTATACCTACTCTTCTGGGGAGTATTTACCCTTGGAATGTTTGTTGGAACTTTAAAGATAAATAGAGCTCTTCAAGTTGTATTTTCTACTTTAACCCTATTATTCTTTTTATTAGCAATTTCAGATTTCTCAGGAAGCCATTTAGTAAAAAAAATTGCAGGGTTTGAGGGTATAATATGTGGACTTTCCGCTCTATATGCAGCTATAGCCCAGGTTTTAAACGAACTATATGGAAGAGAAGTTATGCCAATTGGTGTTGTTAAATAG
- a CDS encoding MATE family efflux transporter, producing the protein MNKKMTTFAITLPLFFETLLRTLLMNVDTFMLSQYSDKAVAAVGTIQQFTFFVMVIYLMASTGSSILISQYLGAKKSEDASKIAQSAVLANIGLAIILSTLLYLLSDLIINSLGLEPQVRLFASDYFKVYVRFSIFQAVSLVFAGIVRSYGYSYIPLYVNIGANIINIIGNYLFIFGALGFPQLGVKGVAISTVFSQGAGAFVMMLIITRIPEINMFAIRKIKTLGTYIKDILKIGVPSAGEFLSYNLAQIVILYMVSSLGTASLASYTYTINFTRFAYMLSISLGNATQILVGYSVGSKDMDGAYKICLKNLKIGIISSLILAGTIAIFRFPLIKLVTLDPTITAITSTLLLLAVIHEIARPLNLVVIAGLRGAGDVKYPVFTGIIMMWSIAVTLAYLFGIKLGYAMAGIWIARLIEEWLRGGVILKRWLSRRWESKILV; encoded by the coding sequence ATGAATAAAAAGATGACTACTTTTGCAATAACACTACCACTTTTTTTTGAAACACTACTAAGAACACTATTAATGAATGTTGATACATTTATGTTAAGTCAATACTCTGATAAAGCTGTAGCTGCAGTTGGTACGATACAGCAATTTACTTTTTTTGTAATGGTGATCTATTTAATGGCTTCAACAGGTTCAAGTATATTGATCTCCCAATATTTAGGGGCAAAAAAGAGTGAAGATGCATCTAAAATAGCCCAATCTGCTGTTTTAGCAAATATTGGACTAGCTATTATTCTAAGTACCCTTTTATACCTTTTATCAGACCTAATTATTAATAGTTTAGGTTTAGAACCCCAGGTTAGACTCTTTGCTTCAGACTATTTTAAGGTCTATGTACGCTTCTCAATATTCCAGGCAGTAAGCCTAGTATTTGCAGGAATTGTACGGAGTTATGGATACTCATATATCCCCCTTTATGTAAATATTGGAGCTAATATAATAAATATTATTGGGAACTATCTATTTATTTTTGGTGCCCTTGGTTTTCCCCAGCTTGGGGTAAAAGGTGTTGCTATATCCACTGTTTTCAGTCAAGGTGCTGGAGCTTTTGTTATGATGTTAATAATAACTAGAATCCCAGAGATCAATATGTTTGCAATTAGAAAAATAAAAACACTTGGTACATATATAAAAGACATCCTAAAAATAGGAGTCCCATCAGCAGGAGAGTTTCTATCCTACAATTTGGCTCAAATAGTAATTCTATACATGGTTTCATCCCTAGGAACAGCATCTTTAGCTTCGTACACATATACAATAAATTTTACAAGATTCGCCTATATGTTATCTATATCCCTTGGAAATGCGACCCAGATATTAGTTGGGTATAGTGTTGGTTCTAAGGATATGGATGGTGCTTATAAAATTTGCCTAAAAAATCTAAAAATTGGAATTATCTCTTCTTTAATATTAGCTGGGACAATTGCAATATTTAGATTCCCACTTATTAAATTAGTGACACTAGACCCTACAATTACAGCAATAACCTCTACTCTACTACTCCTAGCAGTAATCCATGAGATAGCAAGACCTCTGAATTTAGTGGTTATTGCGGGATTAAGGGGAGCAGGTGATGTAAAATACCCTGTATTTACAGGAATAATTATGATGTGGAGTATAGCTGTAACTCTAGCATATCTATTTGGTATAAAATTAGGTTATGCAATGGCTGGAATATGGATTGCTAGGCTTATTGAGGAGTGGTTAAGAGGTGGAGTAATATTAAAAAGATGGCTCTCTAGAAGATGGGAATCAAAAATTTTAGTATAA
- a CDS encoding DUF1015 domain-containing protein, with amino-acid sequence MTDLLKRFSLMGIHIPEILLPNNVDMNKWAVIACDQFTSEKEYWIKTTEIVDDGPSTLRLILPEVYLNDKDKKDKIDSIKNTMRKYIENRVLQPLKPGFILVNRSTPYTKSRKGLIMAIDLEQYCFKDGTQCLIRPTEGTVIERLPPRIEIRENAPLDIPHILLLINDEKKEIIEEAFTYIDEYEKVYNFDLMQNGGKIAGYLISKEEHLNRICKSFEKLFNKNKMLFAVGDGNHSLASAKEIWEQLKLEGAASDHPGRYALVEVNNIYNEGIIFEPIHRVLYGVRTSSFIEFLKKRATTTAQYNLSEDDVKKDLKLDKEEHRVGFLNSGIWGLLTINEPEFKLSYEVVQRVIDEFLILNPKCSVDYIHGDGIAKNLGQKEDNLVLYFPAIKKNRFFKMIEEDGSLPRKTFSIGEAEEKRYYIESRKLTS; translated from the coding sequence ATGACAGATTTATTAAAACGATTTTCTTTAATGGGTATACATATTCCAGAAATACTTCTTCCCAATAATGTGGATATGAATAAATGGGCAGTTATAGCCTGTGATCAATTTACTTCTGAAAAAGAGTACTGGATTAAAACAACAGAAATTGTTGATGATGGTCCATCAACCCTTAGATTAATACTACCTGAAGTCTACCTAAACGATAAAGATAAAAAAGATAAAATAGACAGTATAAAAAATACTATGCGTAAGTATATTGAGAATAGAGTTTTACAACCACTTAAACCTGGATTTATATTAGTAAATAGATCTACACCCTATACAAAGTCTAGAAAGGGTTTAATTATGGCTATAGATCTAGAACAGTACTGCTTTAAAGATGGAACCCAGTGTTTAATTAGACCTACTGAGGGAACAGTAATTGAGAGACTGCCTCCCCGTATTGAAATTAGGGAAAATGCCCCCCTTGATATTCCCCATATTTTATTATTAATAAACGATGAGAAAAAAGAGATTATAGAGGAAGCTTTTACCTATATAGATGAGTATGAAAAAGTTTATAATTTTGATCTGATGCAAAATGGTGGGAAAATTGCAGGTTATCTAATTTCTAAGGAAGAGCATTTAAATAGGATATGTAAATCCTTTGAAAAACTGTTTAATAAAAACAAGATGTTATTTGCTGTAGGGGATGGGAACCACTCCCTAGCATCGGCAAAGGAGATTTGGGAACAACTAAAACTAGAGGGTGCAGCGAGTGACCACCCTGGAAGATATGCCTTAGTTGAAGTTAATAATATATATAACGAAGGTATAATTTTTGAACCAATACATAGAGTTTTATATGGAGTTAGAACCAGTAGCTTTATTGAGTTCTTAAAAAAGAGGGCTACAACAACTGCACAATATAACTTATCCGAGGATGATGTAAAAAAAGATCTAAAACTAGATAAAGAGGAGCATAGGGTAGGATTTTTAAATAGTGGGATTTGGGGGTTATTAACAATCAACGAACCAGAATTTAAACTCTCCTATGAAGTTGTTCAAAGGGTTATCGATGAATTCTTAATTTTAAACCCTAAGTGTAGTGTGGATTATATTCATGGGGATGGTATTGCTAAAAACTTAGGGCAGAAAGAGGATAATCTGGTTCTATACTTTCCGGCTATTAAGAAAAATCGTTTCTTTAAGATGATAGAGGAGGATGGTTCCCTGCCTAGGAAAACATTTTCAATTGGAGAAGCTGAAGAGAAACGTTACTATATTGAATCAAGAAAATTGACTAGTTGA